A part of Gracilimonas sp. genomic DNA contains:
- a CDS encoding T9SS type A sorting domain-containing protein, translating to MWKGIGFVLVMTVLLPLETFAQFAGGSGTPGDPYLVATAAQLNEVRNHLTSHFIQTADIDLGGDDPAGDFYNSGLGWVPIGQFNNEFEGSYNGDGYKITGLYMQRIGAGVRAGLFGYIDTDALLADVHLVDVDVTGNSAVGGLLGENSNGSVSNCSVTGTVAGVSNVGGLVGMNGSGNGSVSLSYANVSVSGTNSGVLVGNNSSGNVNTSFTEGTSIAASGGLVGRNNFGTIINSYSTVDGASGGLVGYNNGTISNTYSAGTSDTGGLIATDGGGNEIGNYWNTDSGNPDNGFGTGLTDAEMRQQSNFGSWNFSTIWSIDEGVSYPYLKNNPPIIPLDAPVLAYPIDEATGIEDSVTLVWNTVANADSYTLERAETEDFIDAGEPYLLEEGITDTSYFISHLPPDLTLYWRIKAVSTDQESDWSETFSFTTSENSSMPDDIVMISPADLAEDQPLEITFSWNSDVFADEYEFQLDEADTFTSPFATYTGTDTAYTSATLSSGTTYYWRVRALSDYGEVAWGDVFSFTTEESPLSAPQLLYPADNAIGLEDTVTAVWSAVPNADSYIFEGSETEDFSDPNNFYVEGITDTTLFIPELPPDRELFWRVKTISGEQESEWSEVFSFFTTESSMMPDPIALIFPLDMSPDQPLEMTFVWHSDVFADDYQIQIDKSESFASPVADNTVPDTLFPSGILDEGMAYYWRVRGINQYGEAGWSQPFSFNTLEILPDAPGLLNPADGTTGIEDTLTIRWTSVEDADSYTLQVSGVEDFNSEDNFMVEGIVDTTFFGDALPPSVTFYWRVKAIVGEKESEWSQVFSFTTTENSAKPESIGLISPVDQAEDLPLEVTFLWHSDKYAEEYQIRIAEDEAFSSIVFNYSDEDTSIVVPEVFTEGTTYYWRVRGTSVYHEGEWSDIFSFTTAFDLLEAPQLLYPAHESEGLKDTVTAVWSSVENAVSYTFEGSETEDFSDPNNFFVEGITDTMLFIPELPPARQLYWRVKAVSENTESAWSQVFSFSTEEEQPLIPMLSLPGNGATGLEDSVVFNWHGVPGILNYEFRGSYVDDFSEGVFGTDMLVDTTHTVYIFPPSTVFYWRVRAVFQEGPGEWSEVWSFTTSPTSSFPEVPVLHLPEPETMGTELSLNLKWFPDKKSKQFSLAVNYDVEVSENENFEELHTNLEEHQDTIATIEVLSENTEYFWRVRGNNEYGTGEWSEVWSFTTKLLTSVDNESGIPAEFALRQNYPNPFNPSTVIRYDLPVTGAVELRVFDMLGREVAALVDEPNKPAGKYAVTFNAGSLSSGMYIYRLQAGSTVLIKKLTLIK from the coding sequence ATGTGGAAAGGAATTGGATTTGTACTGGTTATGACGGTTTTGCTGCCACTGGAAACTTTCGCCCAATTTGCCGGAGGATCGGGAACCCCCGGTGACCCGTATCTTGTAGCCACAGCAGCTCAGCTAAATGAAGTTCGGAACCATCTTACTTCTCACTTTATCCAAACAGCTGATATTGATTTAGGAGGGGATGATCCCGCCGGGGATTTTTATAATTCGGGATTAGGCTGGGTACCCATTGGCCAGTTTAACAATGAATTTGAAGGAAGCTATAATGGAGATGGATATAAGATTACCGGGCTTTATATGCAGCGGATAGGTGCCGGGGTGCGGGCAGGGTTGTTCGGCTATATAGATACAGACGCTTTGCTTGCTGATGTCCACCTTGTGGATGTAGATGTAACCGGAAACAGCGCCGTAGGGGGACTTCTGGGAGAAAACTCAAACGGCTCGGTAAGCAACTGTTCGGTTACAGGAACCGTAGCTGGGGTTTCAAATGTCGGGGGCTTGGTTGGGATGAATGGGTCCGGAAATGGATCGGTGAGTTTAAGCTATGCAAATGTATCCGTATCCGGGACCAACTCAGGAGTATTAGTCGGTAATAATTCATCCGGAAATGTGAATACAAGTTTTACAGAGGGTACTTCTATTGCTGCAAGCGGCGGACTTGTGGGCCGCAATAATTTCGGAACCATTATCAACAGCTATAGCACGGTTGATGGTGCAAGCGGGGGCTTGGTTGGGTACAACAACGGAACCATCTCGAATACGTATTCGGCAGGCACATCAGATACCGGGGGATTGATAGCTACGGATGGAGGGGGTAATGAGATAGGTAACTATTGGAATACAGATAGCGGAAATCCGGACAACGGATTTGGCACCGGCCTGACAGATGCAGAAATGAGACAGCAGTCGAACTTCGGAAGCTGGAATTTTTCCACGATCTGGTCCATAGATGAAGGCGTTTCTTATCCATATCTAAAAAATAATCCGCCAATTATTCCATTGGATGCCCCTGTTTTGGCTTATCCGATTGATGAAGCTACGGGCATTGAAGATTCCGTGACTTTGGTTTGGAATACGGTTGCCAATGCAGATAGCTACACCCTGGAAAGAGCCGAAACAGAAGACTTCATTGATGCGGGTGAGCCTTATCTGCTGGAGGAAGGTATTACAGATACCTCTTATTTTATTTCGCATTTACCTCCTGACCTGACATTATACTGGCGGATTAAAGCTGTTTCCACAGATCAGGAAAGTGACTGGAGCGAGACGTTTAGCTTTACTACTTCAGAAAACAGCTCTATGCCAGACGATATCGTAATGATTTCACCAGCTGATTTGGCAGAAGACCAGCCGCTTGAAATTACCTTTAGCTGGAACTCTGATGTGTTTGCGGATGAATATGAATTTCAGCTGGATGAAGCAGATACGTTCACATCTCCTTTTGCCACATATACCGGAACCGATACAGCCTATACTTCAGCAACATTGTCTTCAGGTACAACTTATTATTGGAGGGTTCGGGCTTTAAGCGACTATGGGGAAGTTGCCTGGGGAGATGTGTTCAGTTTTACTACCGAAGAGTCGCCTCTTTCTGCCCCTCAGCTTCTTTATCCAGCAGATAATGCGATTGGATTGGAGGATACCGTTACCGCAGTTTGGAGCGCCGTTCCAAATGCAGACAGCTATATCTTTGAAGGATCTGAGACAGAAGATTTCAGCGATCCAAATAATTTTTATGTGGAAGGAATTACAGACACCACCTTGTTCATTCCTGAACTTCCACCAGACAGAGAACTCTTCTGGCGGGTAAAAACAATTTCAGGAGAACAGGAGAGCGAGTGGAGCGAAGTATTTAGCTTTTTTACGACGGAAAGTAGCATGATGCCTGATCCCATTGCGTTAATTTTTCCTCTTGATATGTCGCCCGATCAGCCCCTTGAAATGACTTTTGTGTGGCACTCCGATGTATTTGCAGATGATTACCAAATCCAGATTGATAAATCAGAGTCTTTTGCTTCGCCGGTTGCAGACAATACCGTGCCGGACACCCTTTTTCCTTCAGGCATATTAGATGAAGGCATGGCTTATTATTGGCGGGTGAGAGGGATCAACCAATATGGAGAGGCTGGGTGGTCTCAGCCGTTTAGTTTTAACACTCTTGAAATACTTCCCGATGCTCCGGGATTATTAAATCCTGCCGATGGCACGACTGGCATTGAGGATACACTTACCATTCGATGGACTTCTGTTGAAGATGCCGATAGCTACACTCTGCAGGTTTCCGGAGTTGAGGATTTCAATTCCGAGGACAATTTCATGGTCGAAGGTATTGTAGACACTACATTCTTTGGGGACGCATTACCTCCTTCTGTAACATTTTATTGGAGGGTAAAAGCGATAGTTGGTGAGAAAGAAAGTGAGTGGAGCCAGGTGTTCAGCTTTACCACTACGGAAAACAGCGCCAAACCGGAAAGTATCGGGTTGATTTCTCCTGTTGATCAGGCAGAAGACTTGCCGCTAGAGGTAACTTTCTTGTGGCATTCCGATAAGTATGCAGAAGAATACCAGATTCGAATAGCGGAGGATGAAGCATTTTCTTCCATCGTATTTAATTATTCCGATGAGGACACCTCCATAGTGGTTCCGGAAGTTTTTACTGAAGGGACTACGTACTATTGGCGTGTTCGGGGAACCAGTGTGTATCATGAGGGCGAATGGTCAGATATATTTAGTTTTACAACGGCTTTCGATCTGCTGGAGGCACCACAACTGCTTTACCCGGCGCACGAATCAGAGGGGCTGAAAGATACCGTTACAGCCGTTTGGAGCTCAGTAGAAAATGCAGTCAGTTACACATTTGAAGGCTCTGAGACAGAAGATTTCAGCGACCCGAATAATTTCTTTGTAGAAGGAATTACCGACACCATGCTTTTCATTCCTGAACTACCGCCGGCAAGGCAGCTTTATTGGAGAGTGAAAGCCGTATCAGAAAACACAGAAAGTGCCTGGAGTCAGGTTTTCTCCTTTTCTACAGAGGAAGAACAACCATTGATCCCAATGTTGAGTTTGCCCGGGAACGGAGCTACAGGTTTGGAAGATTCGGTAGTTTTCAACTGGCATGGAGTGCCAGGGATTCTGAATTATGAATTCCGGGGCTCTTATGTGGATGATTTTTCAGAAGGAGTTTTCGGGACTGATATGCTGGTCGATACCACGCACACGGTGTATATATTTCCACCAAGCACGGTCTTTTATTGGAGGGTACGGGCCGTATTTCAAGAAGGCCCGGGAGAGTGGAGCGAGGTGTGGTCTTTCACGACCAGCCCAACAAGCTCGTTTCCGGAAGTGCCTGTGCTGCATCTCCCCGAGCCTGAAACAATGGGTACTGAACTGAGCCTCAACCTGAAATGGTTTCCTGATAAAAAATCAAAGCAATTTAGTTTGGCTGTAAACTATGATGTTGAAGTTTCCGAGAATGAAAACTTTGAGGAATTACATACAAACCTCGAAGAGCATCAGGATACCATAGCCACCATTGAAGTGCTTTCGGAAAACACGGAATACTTCTGGCGGGTACGGGGTAACAATGAATATGGAACCGGGGAGTGGAGTGAAGTGTGGTCGTTTACTACCAAATTACTGACTTCGGTTGATAATGAGAGTGGTATTCCTGCCGAATTTGCTCTCAGGCAAAATTACCCCAATCCATTCAACCCGTCTACGGTTATTAGGTACGACTTGCCGGTAACCGGGGCTGTTGAACTGCGCGTATTTGACATGCTGGGACGAGAGGTGGCTGCTTTGGTTGATGAACCTAACAAACCTGCAGGAAAGTATGCTGTTACCTTTAACGCCGGAAGCCTTTCATCAGGAATGTATATTTACCGTCTGCAAGCTGGTTCAACGGTGCTGATCAAAAAATTAACGCTTATCAAGTAA
- a CDS encoding sigma-70 family RNA polymerase sigma factor: MKRDVTELLIDWREGDKEAPEEIFPLVYQHLKNIAKAHIIKENNEFTLQRTELVHEVFLKMADQTRVNASDRNHFYSIASRCMRQILVDHARKKNSEKRGGGEKAITLDENLAADAATASDIIHIDEALSKLADLDKRMSKVTELHFFGGLSIPETAEVMSVSTSTIDREWKKAKLWLYQFITEQKD; the protein is encoded by the coding sequence GTGAAAAGGGATGTAACAGAATTACTCATCGACTGGAGAGAGGGCGATAAAGAAGCTCCCGAAGAAATATTTCCACTCGTTTACCAGCACTTAAAGAATATAGCGAAGGCTCACATCATAAAAGAGAATAATGAATTCACCCTTCAGCGCACCGAGCTGGTTCACGAGGTCTTTTTAAAGATGGCCGATCAAACCCGGGTTAACGCATCCGACCGAAATCACTTTTACAGCATTGCCTCCCGATGTATGCGGCAAATTCTTGTTGACCATGCCCGAAAGAAAAACAGTGAGAAACGGGGGGGCGGAGAAAAAGCAATCACCCTCGATGAAAATCTCGCCGCTGATGCTGCTACCGCTTCAGACATCATACATATTGATGAAGCCCTCAGCAAGCTCGCTGATCTGGACAAACGCATGTCGAAAGTAACCGAACTTCATTTTTTTGGCGGATTGAGCATCCCTGAAACCGCAGAGGTAATGAGTGTTTCCACCAGTACCATCGATCGCGAGTGGAAAAAAGCAAAGCTTTGGCTTTACCAGTTTATTACTGAACAAAAAGACTGA
- a CDS encoding serine/threonine-protein kinase: MDEQRWHTINKILDTALSLREETRSDYVRETCGEDAILADEILALLETLPKSDAFWKSKKGLNETLLHNYNQTLSDQFTPFRIGKYQVSEVIGQGGMGMVYKAHRADGEFERSVAIKVVSEYFTSEGMLNRFRQERQILAKLNHPNIAVLFDGGVSEAGRPYLVMELISGKPITEYCEDKNSGLSERIELIKKLCSTVQYAHQNLVVHQDIKPSNVLVDERGELKVLDFGIARLLEDYNATDSTAQLMSLQYASPEQVRNDVISTTSDVYNIGLIAYELIAGKKPFDLSGLNRSEVKEKILNEHPAPLPATISRDLESIILKALQKDPKKRYATTNELFEDLLNFQQHYPVKAAYNGISYRITKFLKRNQRIAAIVGFVILAATSFLFYHLRTISSERDKALEEAEKARITSAFMSGVFENADYTRDNETAITSNQFLDDGVEYIHRDLGDYPDVQANLLETVARIHHNLGNLDKAEALYLEVASIREELPSDHPEKHLLASCYHNLGDFYRDRGNYSKSEGYFIQALEQKQNSPDIEFASLGNTMEALGWTWFIQGKTSKADSILSIAQSGYESAQMTETILYSNVLQNLAWIHFSNNDAQKSDSLFRAALSLREELHESNAPNASRKVIAQTLHSLGWVTFVQGNLDEAASFTERAVEIRDQTLGRNHFETAWSLNNLGLIERARNNRDRAGKLLQEAYEIRKEILGESHPHTIQSLNNLTLFEQDLK, translated from the coding sequence ATGGATGAACAACGCTGGCATACGATTAATAAAATTCTGGATACAGCCCTGAGCCTCCGGGAAGAAACACGTTCCGATTACGTGCGGGAAACCTGCGGGGAGGATGCTATTCTGGCTGATGAGATTCTGGCCTTGTTAGAAACCCTACCTAAAAGTGATGCATTCTGGAAATCAAAGAAAGGGTTAAACGAAACACTGCTCCATAACTATAACCAGACTTTGTCTGATCAATTCACTCCTTTCCGGATAGGAAAATATCAGGTTTCGGAAGTTATCGGGCAGGGTGGCATGGGCATGGTGTATAAAGCACATCGTGCAGATGGTGAGTTCGAGCGATCTGTGGCTATCAAAGTGGTAAGTGAATATTTTACTTCTGAAGGAATGCTGAACCGCTTCCGGCAGGAGCGACAGATATTAGCCAAACTAAATCACCCCAATATTGCCGTATTATTTGATGGCGGTGTTAGTGAGGCCGGCCGGCCTTATCTGGTTATGGAGCTTATTTCCGGAAAACCTATTACTGAGTATTGTGAAGATAAAAATTCAGGGCTTTCCGAACGGATTGAGTTGATCAAAAAATTGTGCTCAACTGTCCAGTATGCCCATCAGAATTTGGTAGTACATCAAGACATTAAGCCCTCTAATGTATTAGTTGATGAACGGGGTGAACTGAAAGTTCTGGACTTCGGAATTGCCCGGCTTTTGGAAGATTACAATGCCACAGATTCTACCGCACAATTGATGAGCTTACAGTATGCCTCTCCTGAACAGGTTCGTAATGATGTCATTTCCACGACTTCGGATGTGTACAACATCGGGCTGATTGCATACGAGCTAATTGCCGGGAAAAAACCTTTTGATCTCTCTGGATTGAACCGGTCTGAAGTCAAAGAAAAAATCCTCAATGAACATCCCGCCCCACTTCCTGCTACCATCAGTCGTGATCTTGAATCCATTATTCTGAAGGCCCTTCAAAAAGATCCAAAGAAACGCTATGCTACCACAAATGAGCTCTTTGAGGATTTGCTCAATTTTCAGCAGCACTATCCGGTAAAAGCAGCATATAATGGGATTTCATATCGGATCACAAAGTTTTTAAAACGAAATCAAAGGATCGCTGCTATTGTGGGCTTTGTGATTTTAGCAGCGACTTCCTTTCTGTTTTATCACCTTCGAACCATTTCATCAGAAAGGGATAAAGCTCTTGAAGAAGCTGAAAAAGCGCGAATTACCAGTGCCTTTATGTCGGGCGTATTTGAGAATGCTGACTATACCCGCGATAATGAAACGGCCATCACTTCCAACCAGTTTCTTGATGATGGCGTTGAATACATTCACCGGGATCTTGGGGACTACCCCGATGTACAGGCGAACTTGCTCGAGACCGTGGCTCGTATTCATCACAATCTTGGAAATCTGGATAAGGCTGAAGCACTGTATTTAGAAGTTGCTTCTATCAGAGAAGAGCTTCCTTCAGATCATCCCGAAAAACATCTACTGGCTTCTTGTTATCACAACTTAGGTGATTTTTACCGGGATCGGGGAAACTACTCCAAATCAGAAGGCTATTTCATTCAGGCATTAGAACAAAAACAAAACAGTCCTGACATTGAGTTTGCCTCGCTCGGAAATACCATGGAAGCATTGGGGTGGACCTGGTTTATCCAAGGTAAAACTTCAAAGGCCGACTCTATTCTAAGTATTGCCCAGTCCGGTTATGAATCTGCCCAAATGACCGAAACTATCTTGTACTCTAACGTGCTACAAAATCTGGCTTGGATTCATTTTTCAAACAATGATGCACAAAAATCAGACAGCCTTTTCAGAGCTGCACTCAGCTTAAGAGAAGAACTTCATGAAAGCAACGCCCCCAATGCCTCCAGAAAAGTGATCGCTCAAACCCTGCACAGTCTCGGCTGGGTTACTTTTGTTCAGGGTAATCTTGATGAAGCGGCCAGTTTTACCGAACGTGCAGTCGAAATAAGAGATCAAACGCTGGGCCGAAACCATTTTGAAACTGCCTGGAGCCTGAATAACCTTGGGCTGATCGAGAGAGCCCGCAATAACAGGGATCGCGCCGGAAAGCTATTACAAGAAGCCTATGAAATCAGAAAAGAAATCTTGGGCGAGTCTCACCCGCATACCATTCAGAGCTTAAATAACCTTACCTTATTTGAGCAGGATCTTAAGTAA
- a CDS encoding AraC family transcriptional regulator, producing the protein MNEKHFHIKNMVCSHCAEVLEEKLLAADFEIQKIELGLLTLSNPVTQNEYERLIQVVRNNGFEIINDKGSRIVEQIKQLIVKLVRTDQELEGNLSDYLSKKINKDYQQLSRLFSNVEGKSIERYYILQKIERAKELIVYGEQSLTEIAYELGYSSQQHFSRQFKKETGLSPSHFKDVKENKRISIDKL; encoded by the coding sequence ATGAATGAAAAACACTTTCACATAAAAAACATGGTGTGCAGCCATTGTGCAGAAGTTCTGGAAGAAAAACTACTGGCCGCTGATTTTGAAATTCAGAAAATTGAGCTTGGTCTTCTCACCCTATCAAATCCCGTTACCCAAAACGAATATGAACGCCTAATACAGGTGGTAAGAAATAATGGTTTTGAAATTATCAACGATAAAGGAAGCCGTATTGTAGAGCAGATCAAACAGCTTATTGTAAAACTGGTTCGTACTGACCAGGAGTTAGAGGGCAACCTTTCGGATTACCTCTCTAAAAAAATCAACAAAGACTACCAGCAACTCAGCCGGCTTTTTTCTAATGTGGAGGGCAAATCCATTGAACGTTATTATATCTTACAAAAAATAGAGCGGGCTAAAGAACTCATCGTTTATGGAGAGCAAAGCCTCACAGAAATTGCTTACGAATTAGGATATAGTAGTCAGCAGCATTTTTCCCGGCAGTTCAAGAAAGAGACCGGTCTATCCCCATCACATTTCAAGGACGTGAAAGAGAATAAACGCATCTCCATTGACAAACTCTGA
- a CDS encoding heavy metal translocating P-type ATPase produces MISFLKKYKEVAVASVFLILALVVQHALSFPSQEFVYIPLFVLSYLFVGGPVWIKAWQSMRKGTVFSEFFLMGIATVGAFALGEYAEGVAVMLFYMIGEYAQHGAVTKARHSIQKLLDQQPDIATVERNGATLMVHPSQVNIGDVIQVRPGEKVPLDGELLSEKASFNTAALTGESKPMNRTSGEEIWAGSINQNTPVRIKVTSSFKDTKLSHILEMVQEASQRKAPTQRFMTRFAKVYTPIVVWLAVAVTFLPYLFVESYVFQEWFYKALVFLVVSCPCGLVISIPLGYFGGIGAASRNGILLKGSDYLDQLRKMNTLFMDKTGTLTEGSFEVQDVITHNGVSSDEIIGIAASLEQHSTHPIGKAILAFKNGQTLHEVENQQEVSGKGLKGMINQQQVLVGNHDLLAEHDVEISNANYSKPYTFVHVAIDGEHAGTITISDRVKEDSKRAIEDLKAKGIQRLVMLSGDNPEVVSFVANELGIDEAYGGLLPDEKYERVEEALGKGNIVGFMGDGVNDAPVITLADVGIAMGGIGSDATIDTADVVIQTDQPSKVGKAIDISRFTHKIVWQNIGFALGIKVLVMGLAAAGLASMWEAIFADVGVALIAIANAIRVQNKFSEDGSIFDLFRKGNKVSEPELAAVSCCDAC; encoded by the coding sequence ATGATTTCATTCCTAAAAAAATACAAAGAAGTAGCCGTTGCCTCCGTTTTTTTGATTTTAGCGCTGGTTGTTCAGCATGCCTTATCATTTCCAAGTCAGGAGTTTGTGTATATCCCTCTTTTTGTGCTTTCCTACCTTTTTGTGGGCGGACCGGTATGGATAAAAGCCTGGCAGTCAATGAGAAAAGGGACCGTTTTCAGTGAATTCTTCCTGATGGGCATTGCCACAGTCGGAGCGTTTGCTCTGGGAGAATATGCTGAGGGAGTAGCGGTAATGCTGTTCTATATGATTGGAGAATATGCGCAGCACGGGGCGGTTACCAAGGCCCGTCATTCTATTCAAAAGTTGCTTGATCAGCAACCGGATATAGCCACGGTAGAGCGAAACGGAGCAACCTTAATGGTTCATCCTTCACAAGTTAATATTGGTGATGTCATTCAGGTCAGGCCGGGTGAAAAAGTCCCTCTGGATGGAGAGCTGCTTTCAGAAAAAGCTTCCTTTAATACGGCTGCACTGACCGGCGAATCGAAGCCCATGAACCGGACTTCTGGGGAGGAGATTTGGGCCGGATCCATCAACCAGAACACTCCTGTAAGAATTAAGGTAACCAGTAGTTTTAAAGACACCAAATTATCACACATCCTGGAGATGGTGCAGGAAGCCTCACAACGTAAAGCGCCCACTCAGCGCTTCATGACAAGGTTTGCTAAAGTTTATACGCCCATCGTCGTATGGCTGGCTGTTGCGGTCACTTTTCTGCCTTACCTTTTTGTTGAGTCTTATGTATTTCAGGAATGGTTTTATAAAGCACTCGTTTTTCTTGTTGTCTCCTGCCCATGTGGATTGGTGATTTCCATCCCGCTGGGCTATTTTGGCGGCATTGGTGCGGCTTCAAGAAATGGAATCTTATTGAAGGGCTCTGACTACCTGGATCAGCTTCGAAAGATGAATACGTTGTTCATGGATAAAACCGGAACCCTCACAGAAGGCTCCTTTGAGGTGCAGGATGTCATCACTCATAACGGGGTCAGCAGTGATGAAATCATTGGCATCGCAGCTTCTCTTGAACAACACTCCACTCACCCGATTGGAAAGGCTATTCTTGCCTTTAAAAACGGACAAACCCTTCACGAAGTCGAAAACCAGCAGGAAGTTTCGGGGAAAGGACTAAAAGGCATGATCAACCAGCAACAAGTTTTAGTTGGAAACCATGATTTGCTGGCAGAACACGATGTGGAAATCTCGAACGCCAACTACTCCAAACCTTATACTTTTGTACATGTAGCCATAGATGGAGAACACGCAGGCACCATAACTATATCCGACCGGGTTAAAGAAGACAGCAAGCGAGCCATCGAAGATCTCAAGGCAAAAGGAATTCAGCGATTGGTCATGCTTTCCGGTGATAACCCTGAAGTGGTTTCTTTTGTAGCCAATGAGCTTGGGATTGATGAAGCCTATGGCGGACTTCTTCCTGATGAAAAATATGAGAGGGTGGAAGAAGCCCTTGGCAAAGGCAATATCGTGGGCTTTATGGGAGACGGAGTGAATGATGCGCCGGTAATTACTCTGGCTGATGTAGGTATTGCCATGGGCGGTATTGGTTCTGATGCTACCATCGATACAGCCGATGTGGTCATTCAAACCGATCAGCCCTCCAAAGTGGGAAAAGCCATAGATATATCCCGATTCACCCATAAAATTGTATGGCAAAACATTGGCTTTGCCCTGGGCATCAAAGTGTTGGTAATGGGGCTTGCAGCCGCCGGCCTGGCCTCGATGTGGGAGGCTATTTTTGCTGATGTAGGCGTTGCCCTTATCGCGATTGCCAATGCAATCCGGGTTCAAAACAAATTTTCTGAAGATGGTTCAATATTCGACTTATTCAGGAAAGGGAATAAAGTTTCGGAGCCTGAACTTGCTGCGGTTTCTTGCTGTGATGCTTGTTAA
- a CDS encoding isoprenylcysteine carboxylmethyltransferase family protein, whose product MKWLKLKIPPALLFLICIGLMWGLDKRLNFEPTTFDFPDWLFGGLVLVGGSIVLLGVIEFSRKSTTVNPHKPQNTTALVKSGIYRFTRNPMYLGMVFILLAGVMKFGNGLTMLIPALFIWYMNIFQVQPEEEMMEQKFGKEFVEYKEEVRRWI is encoded by the coding sequence ATGAAATGGCTCAAATTAAAAATCCCGCCGGCACTTCTTTTCTTGATATGCATCGGGTTGATGTGGGGTTTAGATAAGCGGCTCAATTTTGAACCAACAACTTTTGACTTTCCGGATTGGTTGTTTGGCGGCCTTGTTCTGGTTGGTGGTTCGATTGTACTTCTTGGGGTGATTGAATTCAGTCGAAAATCAACCACGGTTAATCCACATAAGCCACAGAATACCACTGCACTTGTCAAATCAGGAATCTACCGCTTTACCCGAAACCCGATGTATCTCGGCATGGTGTTTATTCTTTTGGCCGGGGTTATGAAATTTGGAAACGGGCTCACCATGTTGATCCCTGCGTTATTTATTTGGTACATGAATATATTCCAGGTTCAACCCGAAGAAGAAATGATGGAGCAAAAGTTTGGGAAGGAGTTTGTGGAGTACAAAGAGGAAGTCCGGCGCTGGATTTGA
- a CDS encoding sulfite exporter TauE/SafE family protein yields MIESLFTEPWWMYAAVFFAGMGAYIISVISGGGGSLLLIPAINFMFGPKVVAPIINLGDLIGRPSRLIIFWDDIRWDVVRWYAPAAVVGVLIAGWLFTKVEASWFQVIIGVFLVSTVFQYRFGKKERTFRMKKWYWLPLGVGVASISTIVGGLGPVLNPFYLNAGILKEEMIATKTANSFFMGIVQIGTYSFLGALYGDLWILGIVLGLGATAGNLVGKKLLSSMTDDTFRKYVLVVMVISGSYMILSKTGLL; encoded by the coding sequence ATGATAGAATCCCTGTTTACAGAGCCCTGGTGGATGTACGCAGCTGTCTTCTTTGCAGGGATGGGTGCTTACATCATTTCTGTGATTTCAGGCGGTGGCGGCTCACTCCTTTTGATTCCTGCCATTAATTTTATGTTTGGCCCGAAAGTAGTGGCGCCTATAATCAACCTTGGAGATTTGATTGGTCGTCCTTCACGGCTCATTATTTTCTGGGATGATATCAGGTGGGATGTTGTCAGGTGGTATGCCCCGGCTGCTGTGGTCGGTGTGTTAATCGCTGGGTGGCTGTTCACCAAGGTAGAGGCAAGCTGGTTTCAGGTTATTATTGGTGTCTTTTTGGTGAGCACGGTTTTTCAATATCGGTTTGGGAAAAAAGAACGCACCTTCAGAATGAAGAAGTGGTACTGGCTTCCGCTTGGGGTGGGAGTGGCTTCCATTTCAACTATCGTGGGCGGACTTGGCCCGGTACTTAATCCGTTTTACCTCAACGCAGGGATTCTGAAAGAAGAAATGATCGCTACCAAAACAGCCAATTCCTTTTTTATGGGGATTGTACAGATTGGAACGTATTCTTTTTTAGGAGCGCTATACGGCGACTTATGGATATTGGGAATCGTGTTAGGGTTGGGAGCCACAGCAGGAAACCTGGTTGGGAAAAAGCTACTAAGTTCTATGACCGATGATACCTTCCGAAAATACGTGCTGGTCGTTATGGTTATAAGTGGATCTTACATGATTTTATCTAAAACAGGATTACTATGA